A region from the Vicia villosa cultivar HV-30 ecotype Madison, WI linkage group LG3, Vvil1.0, whole genome shotgun sequence genome encodes:
- the LOC131660354 gene encoding protein S-acyltransferase 21, translating to MGRRHGWELPFHTFQVVAITVFFLLCIAYYAFFAPFLGKDIYEYVAFGVYSVLALSVFLLYVRCTAIDPADMGVVLDCDKTSKNRSKLDEELAEPNKIGLKDEGLSDQHNSNGCSKIGCFLCSCLAIEDCRSDEDFILQQQSGEEDALFCTLCNAEVRKFSKHCRSCDKCVDGFDHHCRWLNNCVGRKNYISFVCLMAVSLLWLVVECGVGILVLVRCFAAKKDTEYLIAEKLGAGFTRAPFATIVAICTAVSLLAIIPLGELFFFHMILIRKGITTYEYVVAMRTMTEPPGPSVDAGEQQSLPSSPTSSAVTAISGRSSVGMSLQIKGAWCTPPRIFMDHQDEMIHQLEPGRLPSTMDPDAIQPDKGKKLNQRPVRISAWKLAKLDSNDAAKALAKARASSSVLRPISSRSHAYDADHLSSSNVSGRSTPNSNQGFHNKYDAAGTSRLSPSKSSYPPSQASREDSDACHHSMSNFSSPQVSNLTPSPMQRPGLNRDHFNPMYQQPSQNPSPSSAVGSHGNVNLVQENGARVPMRNNNLAVSENRSSSVFWDQAAGRFVPNTSRAQGSSQVPGTELTYTGRSIFFGSPALSEQQSNARTRNNSSVAGVLDRDNTARDFQQGRSQRGAQLPVFVPGYSQQNKFS from the exons ATGGGTAGACGTCATGGTTGGGAGCTCCCTTTTCACACTTTTCAG GTTGTGGCTATAACGGTTTTTTTCTTGTTATGCATTGCATATTATGCCTTCTTTGCTCCTTTTCTTGGAAAGGACATCTATGAATATGTTGCTTTTGGTGTTTATTCTGTACTG GCACTCTCTGTATTCCTTCTCTATGTTCGATGCACTGCCATTGACCCCGCTGATATGGGAGTAGTGCTTGATTGTGACAAAACTTCTAAGAATAGATCAAAACTTGATGAAGAGTTGGCAG AACCCAACAAGATAGGACTAAAGGATGAAGGATTGTCTGATCAGCACAATTCGAATGGGTGCTCCAAAATCGGGTGTTTCTTGTGTAGTTGCCTTGCTATAGAAGATTGCCGTAGTGATGAAGATTTTATTCTACAGCAACAATCTGGCGAGGAGGATGCTTTGTTCTGTACTTTATGCAATGCTGAG GTTCGAAAGTTCAGTAAGCATTGTAGAAGTTGTGACAAATGTGTTGATGGATTTGATCACCATTGCCGG TGGTTGAACAATTGTGTTGGAAGGAAGAATTACATCTCGTTTGTGTGTCTAATGGCGGTGAGCCTGCTTTGG CTTGTAGTTGAATGCGGAGTTGGGATTCTCGTGCTTGTTCGATGCTTTGCTGCTAAGAAGGATACAGAGTATCTGATAGCTGAAAAGCTTGGAGCTGGATTCACCCGAGCCCCTTTTGCTACAATAGTG GCCATATGCACAGCAGTTTCTTTACTTGCGATTATACCACTGGGAGAATTATTCTTTTTTCATATGATCCTGATCCGAAAG GGTATTACAACGTATGAGTATGTTGTTGCCATGAGAACTATGACTGAACCACCCGGTCCTTCAGTTGACGCGGGTGAACAGCAGAGTCTACCTTCATCTCCTACTAGTTCAGCTGTCACTGCGATAAGCGGAAGAAGCTCTGTCGGAATGAGTTTGCAAATCAAAGGTGCCTGGTGTACACCTCCGAGAATCTTTATGGATCACCAG GATGAAATGATACATCAATTGGAGCCAGGCCGTCTACCATCTACTATGGATCCAGATGCAATACAACCTGACAAAGGAAAAAAGTTGAACCAGCGCCCAGTGAGAATAAGCGCATGGAAACTTGCAAAATTAGATTCCAACGATGCAGCTAAGGCATTAGCTAAAGCTAGAGCATCATCATCTGTGCTTCGTCCAATTAGTTCTCGATCACATGCATATGATGCAGATCATTTATCAAGTAGCAATGTGAGTGGAAGAAGCACCCCAAATAGCAACCAAGGATTTCATAACAAATATGATGCAGCCGGGACATCAAGGCTATCTCCTTCCAAGAGCTCATACCCTCCCAGTCAAGCAAGCAGGGAAGATTCAGATGCATGTCACCACAGTATGAGTAACTTCAGCAGTCCACAAGTCTCCAACTTAACTCCTTCCCCAATGCAGAGGCCAGGTTTGAACCGAGACCATTTCAACCCCATGTATCAGCAGCCATCTCAAAATCCTTCTCCTTCATCAGCTGTAGGAAGCCATGGGAATGTAAATCTAGTTCAAGAAAATGGTGCTCGTGTGCCAATGAGAAATAACAACCTCGCTGTTTCAGAGAATAGAAGCTCGTCAGTGTTTTGGGATCAAGCAGCGGGCCGCTTTGTCCCGAACACATCTAGAGCTCAAGGCAGTTCTCAGGTTCCTGGAACAGAGTTAACGTACACTGGTCGCTCTATATTTTTTGGCAGCCCGGCTCTGAGTGAACAACAGTCAAATGCCAGAACAAGAAATAATAGCTCAGTCGCCGGTGTTTTGGACAGAGATAATACAGCAAGGGATTTTCAGCAAGGTAGATCACAAAGAGGTGCGCAGCTTCCGGTGTTTGTTCCCGGTTATTCGCAGCAAAACAAGTTCTCATAG
- the LOC131660355 gene encoding uncharacterized protein LOC131660355 isoform X2 produces the protein MPIQSVPEPTQTHFMDHEIQAMERQIVAIRTVKEVKTKHLLEDLRLLCSSFTEEQLQKPVLEIFQQILPNLSIVNHKESNKCQVTWKDKAPMSMSINYDDVHTSLLQRLSMAYPHCPSSVPHSTGITIFVQHDKHSGMNDSASRHLPKSKRVV, from the exons ATGCCAATCCAATCGGTACCAGAACCCACGCAAACTCACTTCATGGACCACGAAATCCAAG CAATGGAGCGACAAATAGTTGCGATTAGGACAGTTAAGGAGGTTAAAACCAAACACTTGCTGGAAGATTTGCGATTGCTTTGCTCATCTTTCACTGAGGAACAACTCCAGAAACCGGTGTTAGAGATTTTTCAACAAATTCTTCCAAATTTGTCCATTGTGAATCATAAAGAGAGTAACAAATGTCAAGTGACATGGAAAGATAAAGCGCCTATGTCCATGAGCATCAACTATGATGATGTGCATACTTCGTTGCTTCAAAGGTTGTCCATGGCTTATCCTCATTGCCCCTCTTCAGTTCCTCATTCTACTG GCATAACAATATTTGTGCAACATGATAAGCATTCTGGAATGAATGATTCTGCAAGCAG GCACTTGCCAAAGTCAAAGCGAGTTGTGTGA
- the LOC131660355 gene encoding uncharacterized protein LOC131660355 isoform X3, which yields MPIQSVPEPTQTHFMDHEIQAMERQIVAIRTVKEVKTKHLLEDLRLLCSSFTEEQLQKPVLEIFQQILPNLSIVNHKESNKCQVTWKDKAPMSMSINYDDVHTSLLQRLSMAYPHCPSSVPHSTGITIFVQHDKHSGMNDSASRCSLFTT from the exons ATGCCAATCCAATCGGTACCAGAACCCACGCAAACTCACTTCATGGACCACGAAATCCAAG CAATGGAGCGACAAATAGTTGCGATTAGGACAGTTAAGGAGGTTAAAACCAAACACTTGCTGGAAGATTTGCGATTGCTTTGCTCATCTTTCACTGAGGAACAACTCCAGAAACCGGTGTTAGAGATTTTTCAACAAATTCTTCCAAATTTGTCCATTGTGAATCATAAAGAGAGTAACAAATGTCAAGTGACATGGAAAGATAAAGCGCCTATGTCCATGAGCATCAACTATGATGATGTGCATACTTCGTTGCTTCAAAGGTTGTCCATGGCTTATCCTCATTGCCCCTCTTCAGTTCCTCATTCTACTG GCATAACAATATTTGTGCAACATGATAAGCATTCTGGAATGAATGATTCTGCAAGCAG GTGCTCTTTGTTCACTACTTAA
- the LOC131660355 gene encoding uncharacterized protein LOC131660355 isoform X1, whose amino-acid sequence MPIQSVPEPTQTHFMDHEIQAMERQIVAIRTVKEVKTKHLLEDLRLLCSSFTEEQLQKPVLEIFQQILPNLSIVNHKESNKCQVTWKDKAPMSMSINYDDVHTSLLQRLSMAYPHCPSSVPHSTGITIFVQHDKHSGMNDSASRAYDRTQLKNRWDTLKREFSSFVKLVDKQTGVGWVMKRKLS is encoded by the exons ATGCCAATCCAATCGGTACCAGAACCCACGCAAACTCACTTCATGGACCACGAAATCCAAG CAATGGAGCGACAAATAGTTGCGATTAGGACAGTTAAGGAGGTTAAAACCAAACACTTGCTGGAAGATTTGCGATTGCTTTGCTCATCTTTCACTGAGGAACAACTCCAGAAACCGGTGTTAGAGATTTTTCAACAAATTCTTCCAAATTTGTCCATTGTGAATCATAAAGAGAGTAACAAATGTCAAGTGACATGGAAAGATAAAGCGCCTATGTCCATGAGCATCAACTATGATGATGTGCATACTTCGTTGCTTCAAAGGTTGTCCATGGCTTATCCTCATTGCCCCTCTTCAGTTCCTCATTCTACTG GCATAACAATATTTGTGCAACATGATAAGCATTCTGGAATGAATGATTCTGCAAGCAG AGCTTATGATCGTACTCAACTTAAAAATAGATGGGATACATTGAAAAGAGAGTTTTCATCATTTGTGAAGTTAGTGGATAAGCAAACTGGAGTGGGATGGGTCATGAAAAGAAAACTATCTTGA
- the LOC131654927 gene encoding uncharacterized protein LOC131654927, with amino-acid sequence MYPPRRSMPTYYYPSYPYPSNMYGYYDQYHTIYDQANNIVETNPYPFDDPYFDRRMVDSGYGRRSMRPYPYYDSRYIFHGRVDPYTSYQSYYETPLLSYPQPLPTPSIHPFYTPDWLCTIM; translated from the exons ATGTATCCTCCAAGAAGAAGCATG CCAACTTACTATTATCCAAGTTATCCATATCCTAGCAACATGTATGGTTACTATGATCAATATCATACTATATATGATCAAGCCAACAACATTGTGGAAACAAATCCATATCCATTTGATGATCCATATTTTGATAGAAGAATGGTGGATTCTGGTTATGGAAGAAGATCAATGAGACCTTATCCATATTATGATTCAAGATATATTTTTCATGGAAGAGTTGATCCTTATACTAGCTATCAATCTTACTACGAGACTCCATTGTTGTCTTACCCTCAACCACTGCCAACACCATCAATACATCCATTTTACACACCTGATTGGTTGTGTACTATTATGTGA
- the LOC131654928 gene encoding MLO-like protein 9 yields MAGGGGGDERQLDVTPTWAVAAVCAVIVIISILLEKLIHKFATVFEEKKKHALLEALEKIKAELMVLGFISLLLTFGQNYISKVCIPMKYGSTMLPCLPMHERVGGNPNEHALEPHSPDHEPPGSGEHEPATTGEHEATPTKPAAEGEAKGEHHRRLLSYERRVLAGGGGGPGCKPGYIPLISVGGLHQLHIFIFFLAVFHVIFSAVTMTLGRAKIKGWKEWESDHMVDEDALNDPRRFRLTHETSFVRDHNSFWTKTPVTFYFVCFFRQFFRSVRRADYLTMRHGFVSVHLAPGSKFDFQKYIKRSLEDDFKVVVGISPILWGSVVLFLLVNVHGWHAAFWVSFLPLAVILAVGTKLQAIITRMALDIKERHAVVQGIPLVQVSDKYFWFEWPQLSLYLLHYVLFQNAFELTFFWWTWYEFGWASCFYEDDSLMIIRVALGLGAQFVCSYVTLPLYALVTQMGSTMKRSIFDEQTSKALKNWRNKAKGRNPETRTLGGSSIGSAAEVPLQDVNIDTETELQEHAIATSVDRVDDDLLTGP; encoded by the exons ATGGCGGGAGGAGGAGGCGGTGACGAACGACAGCTAGATGTGACTCCTACATGGGCTGTTGCTGCGGTTTGTGCGGTCATCGTTATCATTTCCATACTCTTAGAGAAACTCATACATAAATTTGCAACG gtTTTTGAAGAGAAAAAGAAACATGCTCTTCTAGAAGCTCTTGAAAAGATTAAAGCTG AGCTTATGGTTTTGGGATTTATTTCATTGCTATTAACATTTGGGCAAAACTACATATCAAAAGTGTGTATTCCAATGAAGTATGGTAGTACAATGTTGCCATGTCTTCCCATGCATGAGAGGGTAGGCGGTAATCCAAACGAACATGCACTGGAGCCTCATTCGCCTGATCACGAGCCTCCAGGGTCGGGGGAACATGAGCCTGCAACAACGGGGGAACACGAGGCTACACCGACGAAACCGGCCGCGGAGGGTGAGGCTAAAGGTGAACATCATCGGAGGCTCTTATCATATGAACGTAGGGTTCTCGCAGGTGGTGGCGGAGGGCCGGGATGTAAGCCG GGGTATATTCCTCTTATTTCAGTGGGTGGATTACATCAGTTAcatattttcattttcttcttgGCTGTCTTCCATGTGATATTCAGTGCCGTTACAATGACGCTTGGTCGAGCAAAG ATTAAAGGTTGGAAGGAATGGGAATCGGACCATATGGTCGATGAAGATGCGTTGAATG ATCCTAGAAGATTCAGACTTACTCATGAGACATCCTTTGTGAGGGATCACAACAGTTTCTGGACAAAAACACCTGTTACCTTCTATTTT GTATGCTTCTTTCGACAATTTTTCAGATCGGTTCGAAGGGCCGACTACTTAACAATGCGACACGGATTTGTTTCT GTCCATTTAGCACCGGGAAGTAagtttgattttcaaaaatatatcaaGAGGTCATTAGAAGATGACTTCAAGGTAGTTGTAGGAATCAG TCCAATACTATGGGGATCAGTGGTGTTATTTTTGCTCGTAAATGTCCATG GTTGGCATGCCGCATTTTGGGTGTCTTTTCTTCCACTAGCA GTGATTCTAGCTGTTGGAACAAAGCTTCAAGCAATTATTACTCGAATGGCACTCGACATAAAGGAAAGACATGCAGTAGTGCAGGGGATCCCTCTTGTACAAGTCTCTGACAAGTACTTTTGGTTTGAATGGCCTCAATTAAGTCTTTACCTCCTACATTATGTTCTCTTCCAG AATGCATTTGAGCTCACGTTTTTCTGGTGGACATGG TATGAATTTGGGTGGGCATCTTGCTTTTATGAGGATGACAGTCTTATGATTATAAGAGTTGCTCTTGG GTTGGGTGCTCAATTTGTTTGCAGCTATGTCACACTTCCTCTCTATGCCCTTGTCACACAG ATGGGATCAACAATGAAGAGATCGATATTCGATGAACAAACATCAAAGGCATTGAAAAACTGGCGCAACAAAGCAAAAGGACGGAACCCAGAAACTCGAACATTAGGTGGCAGTTCAATTGGATCAGCGGCGGAAGTGCCgttacaagatgtaaacatagaCACAGAAACAGAATTGCAGGAGCACGCGATAGCAACCAGTGTGGATCGTGTTGATGATGACCTTCTAACTGGACCATAA
- the LOC131654929 gene encoding peptidyl-prolyl cis-trans isomerase FKBP18, chloroplastic encodes MTSSHTCSGNSVNFILKKPNVHYRGGALSNSNITTTTTTLRQPPFTVVALSLSQSRRSAAILISSLPFTFVFLSPPPPADARERRKKKNIPIDDYLTSPDGLKYYDFLEGKGPIAEKGSTVQVHFDCLYRGITAISSRASKILAGNRVIAQPYEFKVGSQPGKERKREFVDNPNGLFSAQASPKPPPAMYSIVEGMRVGGKRTVIVTPEKGYAQKGMNEIPPGATFELNIELLQVVSS; translated from the exons ATGACTTCCTCTCACACTTGCAGTGGCAATTCAGTAAATTTCATCCTAAAGAAACCGAACGTTCATTACAGAGGTGGCGCGCTTTCGAATTCTAatatcaccaccaccaccaccacgttGAGACAACCGCCATTCACGGTGGTCGCACTTTCTCTTTCTCAATCGAGAAGGTCCGCGGCGATTCTCATTTCATCCTTGCCTTTCACCTTCGTTTTCCTCTCTCCACCACCGCCAGCGGACGCCAGAGAAAGACGCAAAAAGAAGAACATTCCCATTGATGATTATCTCACTTCCC CTGATGGATTGAAATACTATGATTTCCTTGAGGGGAAAGGTCCAATAGCTGAAAAAGGTTCAACTGTTCAG GTTCATTTTGATTGTTTATATCGCGGAATTACAGCTATTTCAAGTCGAGCATCTAAAATCCTAGCTGGAAATCGTGTTATTGCTCAG CCATATGAATTCAAGGTGGGATCTCAACCAGGAAAGGAAAGGAAGCGTGAGTTTGTAGACAACCCAAATGGTCTATTCTCTGCACAAGCATCGCCAAAACCTCCACCAGCTAtgtactcaatagttgaaggaaTGAGAGTCGGTGGGAAG CGAACTGTGATTGTTACTCCTgaaaaaggatatgcacaaaagggAATGAATGAGATTCCG